The Pecten maximus chromosome 11, xPecMax1.1, whole genome shotgun sequence genome has a segment encoding these proteins:
- the LOC117337936 gene encoding carbonic anhydrase-related protein-like isoform X2, whose translation MICMVRTVRLRDGGNGFIYDRAMEWGKDFPSANGTRQSPIDFMSSGTQYDAALAKSPLAINYCTSRETDILNNGQNVVVYPKSKGAETSVRFDMAQRSTISGGPLSLGHEFELSEIRFHWGSSNSRGSEHRVNGKAFPMEVQFIHWNASLYSSMEDACGKPDGTAAVCLFVQIGRENATVKSLISDALCDVIFKGRQKTTNTPFNPVCLLPDPDLRDYWSYEGSLTFPPCHENTTWIMLRYPLLVSPGQIEEFRRLLCYCKGDSPGKGSSGRLVDNFRPVQPLNGRVVRASFQ comes from the exons ATGATTTGTATGGTGAGGACAGTACGCCTCAGGGATGGCGGAAACGGCTTCATTTACGACA GAGCAATGGAATGGGGAAAGGATTTCCCATCAGCAAATGGCACTCGTCAGTCCCCAATAGACTTCATGTCATCCGGGACACAATACGATGCTGCGCTGGCTAAGTCACCCCTGGCCATCAACTACTGTACCTCACGGGAGACGGACATCCTCAACAACGGACAGAACGTGGTTGTGTATCCAAAGAGTAAAGGAG CGGAGACATCCGTCCGGTTTGATATGGCTCAGCGATCCA CTATATCGGGCGGACCTCTTTCACTTGGACATGAGTTTGAGCTTTCGGAGATTCGGTTCCACTGGGGTTCATCTAACAGCCGTGGATCTGAGCATCGCGTTAACGGGAAGGCATTCCCCATGGAG GTTCAGTTTATACACTGGAACGCCAGCTTGTATTCCAGCATGGAGGATGCTTGTGGTAAGCCTGACGGAACGGCTGCCGTGTGTCTGTTTGTTCAG ATAGGAAGAGAAAATGCAACCGTTAAGTCGCTCATCAGCGATGCTCTCTGTGACGTCATTTTCAAG gGGCGACAGAAAACAACTAATACTCCGTTTAATCCCGTCTGTCTACTTCCAG ACCCAGACCTACGGGACTACTGGTCCTATGAGGGGTCGCTGACCTTCCCTCCCTGTCACGAAAATACCACGTGGATCATGCTCCGGTACCCACTTTTAGTGTCCCCGGGACAA ATAGAGGAGTTCCGTCGACTTTTGTGTTACTGTAAAGGGGATTCCCCAGGAAAGGGGTCAAGTGGACGACTGGTGGATAATTTTCGACCTGTACAGCCCTTGAATGGGAGAGTAGTGAGGGCCTCGTTCCAGTAA
- the LOC117337936 gene encoding carbonic anhydrase-related protein-like isoform X1 — MALNIVYRPQYSISTTIGSQPSRKKVRFRQIVPQGAPRPALKHLTRPPHSHSRLSFPFTAHMICMVRTVRLRDGGNGFIYDRAMEWGKDFPSANGTRQSPIDFMSSGTQYDAALAKSPLAINYCTSRETDILNNGQNVVVYPKSKGAETSVRFDMAQRSTISGGPLSLGHEFELSEIRFHWGSSNSRGSEHRVNGKAFPMEVQFIHWNASLYSSMEDACGKPDGTAAVCLFVQIGRENATVKSLISDALCDVIFKGRQKTTNTPFNPVCLLPDPDLRDYWSYEGSLTFPPCHENTTWIMLRYPLLVSPGQIEEFRRLLCYCKGDSPGKGSSGRLVDNFRPVQPLNGRVVRASFQ, encoded by the exons ATGGCACTTAACATTGTGTATAGGCCACAGTACAGTATAAGTACCACTATAG GATCTCAACCCAGTCGTAAGAAAGTGAGGTTTCGACAGATCGTCCCCCAGGGGGCTCCAAGACCTGCCCTAAAGCACCTGACCCGACCCCCACACAGCCACTCCAGACTTTCCTTTCCATTCACGGCACATATGATTTGTATGGTGAGGACAGTACGCCTCAGGGATGGCGGAAACGGCTTCATTTACGACA GAGCAATGGAATGGGGAAAGGATTTCCCATCAGCAAATGGCACTCGTCAGTCCCCAATAGACTTCATGTCATCCGGGACACAATACGATGCTGCGCTGGCTAAGTCACCCCTGGCCATCAACTACTGTACCTCACGGGAGACGGACATCCTCAACAACGGACAGAACGTGGTTGTGTATCCAAAGAGTAAAGGAG CGGAGACATCCGTCCGGTTTGATATGGCTCAGCGATCCA CTATATCGGGCGGACCTCTTTCACTTGGACATGAGTTTGAGCTTTCGGAGATTCGGTTCCACTGGGGTTCATCTAACAGCCGTGGATCTGAGCATCGCGTTAACGGGAAGGCATTCCCCATGGAG GTTCAGTTTATACACTGGAACGCCAGCTTGTATTCCAGCATGGAGGATGCTTGTGGTAAGCCTGACGGAACGGCTGCCGTGTGTCTGTTTGTTCAG ATAGGAAGAGAAAATGCAACCGTTAAGTCGCTCATCAGCGATGCTCTCTGTGACGTCATTTTCAAG gGGCGACAGAAAACAACTAATACTCCGTTTAATCCCGTCTGTCTACTTCCAG ACCCAGACCTACGGGACTACTGGTCCTATGAGGGGTCGCTGACCTTCCCTCCCTGTCACGAAAATACCACGTGGATCATGCTCCGGTACCCACTTTTAGTGTCCCCGGGACAA ATAGAGGAGTTCCGTCGACTTTTGTGTTACTGTAAAGGGGATTCCCCAGGAAAGGGGTCAAGTGGACGACTGGTGGATAATTTTCGACCTGTACAGCCCTTGAATGGGAGAGTAGTGAGGGCCTCGTTCCAGTAA